The Pseudomonadota bacterium sequence GTTACTAAGCATCGCCATAGCGACGTCTTTGGCGGCTAACGCCCAGGACGGCATGGACGAGCTGGACGAAACTGTCATCGGTGCTGAGGAGGCGGTGGCCGTCGACGACCACGTGCTCGGCACGGACGACCTCATCCGCCAGATGACCGACACCATTGAGGACACGGTGCGCTACATTCCCGGCGTTCAGGTAAACGACACGGGCAACCGCTTCAACGACGACGGCTTCAACATCCGCGGCCTTGAGGGCGACTTTGTCGCGGTCACCATTGACGGCGTGGATCAGGGCGAAACGCTCAACCCGCCGACCTTTGCCCCCTACGGCGCCTTCGGCTCCAGCCGCGGTGCGGTGGAGGTGGAAACCGTCAAGGCCGTGCGCATCACCCGCGGCCCTAATTCGGTCACCGACGGTAACGGCGCGCTCGCGGGGTCTGTGATTTACGAGACCAAGAGTCCGAGAGACTTCCTGACGTCTGAGAAAGACAGCGCCATCGCGCTCAAAACCGGCTTTGACGATCGCTCCGACGAGGCGATGATTTCGGCGGCGTTTGCCAATCGCTTCGGCAGCCTCGAAACCCTTTTGATCTATACCCTGCGCGACGGCAACGAGCGTGAGTCGCACAGCAGCGGTGCCGACATTCTTGGGCCGGAGCGCGGCCAGGCAGATCCGATGGATCGCGAAGAGCAGTCCATCCTTGCCAAGGCGGATTACTATCTGACGCCCGATCAGCGCCTCGGTCTGGTGGTAGAGCAGAACCGCCGCGAAGCGACCTCATTCCCGCTGTCGCGTCAGTCTCCGGTCTATTTTGACTTCATTACGGACGACACCAACGATCGGGATCGCGTCGGCATCGAGTATGAGTGGACCAACGCCGGGGTCACCATGTTCGACAGCCTGCTTGCCGCCGCCGATTATCAGAACCTCGAGACGCGCGGCATTTTCCAGTTTGGCTTTTCGGGCTTCAACGGCGATCCAACCGACGACTATCTGCGAACCGAAGACCGTGCCTTCGACCAGGAGAGCGTGACCGTCGGCGTGGACTTCACGAAGTCGCTGGACTGGGGAAGCCTGAACCATCAAATTAGCTACGGCGCTGAGTACCAGCAGGGTGACGTACAAAACCGGCGGTTTGACATCCGGTTCAATACGCTTTCGCCGGACAGCGGCCTTCGGTCGTTTGTCGAAGACCGCAGCTGGGTGCCGGACACCGAGTCTACGCAATTTACGGTCTATGCGCGCGACGAGGTTGAGCTGAACGATCAGTGGTCCGTCTTCGGCGGCTTCCGTTATGAGACGACCGAATACGATCCGCAGGTGAACGACCTGTTTACCGACCCGGTCGGCGAAGCCGTGCAGGACGCTGACTTCACCGCAACGGTGGGTGAGCTCGGCGTGTCGTTCTCGCCAATCGCTGGCCACACGTTCGGTCTGGCGGTCGGCCAAGGCTACAAGGCGCCGACCACTCAGGATCTTTATCTCGACGTTTCTAGCGACACCATAACGGACATCAACACCGGCCAGACTTTCACCGATTTTGACGAAATCTCAAATCCGGGTCTGGATGCCGAACAGTCGACGAACTACGAGCTTAGCTACATGTACGAGTCGCCCCGGGCGCAGGTGGCCATCACTGCATTTCAAAGCGACTACGAAGACCTGATCCAGACCGTACCCGGTTTTGTATCTTACGGTCAGGAGGTCACCGTGCAGCAATGTGGCTTCGGCGGCTGCAATAACGTGACTCTCACCGGCGACAGCATCTTTCGCGCGGAAAACGTCGGCGAAGTGGAAGCGGCTGGCTTTGAGGTGGACGCACGCCTGCGGATGACCGAGCTCTGGGCGATGCGCTTCGGCTACTCTCACGTGTCCGCCGAACACCGTAACGACAGCCCTACCGGAGCGTTTGAGAATGGTGACGTGCTGGCATCGGAGTCCCCTGATTCGGCCGTGCTGGGACTGGATTACACGGCACCCGCAGGAAACTGGGGCGCATCCGCATTCTGGACGTGGACGGATTCTCGACCCGAAACGGACGACCTGAGCATTGCCACGCTCAATAACTTCGACGGCCCGGTGGCGTTCGCCGACTCGTGGAACACGCTCGACCTGCTGGGCTTCTACGAGATCGAACGCTACGGCATGCGGATGTCGCTGGCGCTGCGAAACGTGCTCGACGAGGACTACTTCCGCTGGGAGGTGATCAACGGCGTACGCCCCGGCAACGGTGGTTTCTTTGCCGGAGCAGCAGGCAACGGCTTCGAGCGATTCACGGAGCCAGGTCGCAGCATCTCCTTTGATTTGAGTATTGCCTTCTAAGCTTTAACGCACTGCCTGGCGTACGACCACCGTACGCCAGGCAGCTGGACAACGTGGAAATTATGGGGTCAAAATTATGGGGTCAGGTTCAAGTGCCAGCCTTGGCTGACAAGTCAGATCAGGAATCATCCTCACCGGTTTGGGCAATCGGACCTTATGGGGCCTTGCCAACCTGGGAGAAGATACAAAACCCTGGCTTTGTCATGTCGGAACGACCACTGTGCCCAGACGCCCTCGGTTTTGCCCAAAAAATGTACCCGTACATATCATTCAGCGCGGCAACAACCGACAGGCGATTTTCGCTGCCGAGAGTGACCTTGCCGCATACGCGCATTGGCTAAGAGAAAGGGCTGAAAAGTTTCAAGTAGAAATTCACGGCTGGGTGTTCATGACCAATCATGTACATCTACTCCTAACGCCATCGACCGATTCGGGTATTTCAAAGCTGATCCAAAGCCTTGGCCTACGATACGCGCGGCACTTCAATTACACGTATGCCCGATCTGGCTCACTCTATGACGGGCGGTTCAAGTCCTGCCTGGTGGAAGATCACAACTACTTGCTGACATGCCTTCAGTACATAGAACTCAATCCACTACGCGCCGGCATGGTGACCGACCCCGGAAATTACCCCTGGTCAAGCTACCGCTCTCACGCGTTCGGCTTGCCGGCAAAAATGTGGAGTCCACACCCGCTGTATCGCTCCCTGGGCGAAAACCCAAAGCAACGCCAGCAAGCCTACCGCCAGCGCATCACCCAGCAACTCGATCAAGTCGTCATGACCAAAATTCGCCACTGCATCAACACCGGTATGACACTAGGATCAGATAAGTTCAAAGCCCAGATTCGCGCCCTGACCAACTAGCCTTTCTGCACGACCTCATGCCTGGCACTTGAACCTGACCCCACAAATTTTGACCCCACAAATTTCGCGAGCGACGGCTCTGCCGTTGGCAGCTTGCCCACCGTCCGATGCCAGGCCTTCCGCTCAGTCGAGTCCACTTCCCCAGTCCCGAATACCTGAACGATAAGCTGTCCGGCACCGTCGAACGCCTCAACGCTGAGCGCAGGGCCCCGACGGGTGGGTTTCTCAACCGCCCAGACCTCGGCGATCTGATCGAGGCGTAGGTGCAGATTGAAGCCCGGGTCGAGCACATTTTGCCACGGACCCATCCGCTTTAGCTGATGGATCGGCCCGGAGTGAATCTGGATACAGCCCCGGTTCCCAACGAAGATCATTACCGGGAGGCTGCTGGCGCTCAGCGCCTGCAACAGCTCGTCCACCGAGCTTTCGCTCAAAGCGCGGGCGAACGGCTCGCCGGCCATGCGGTAAGCACCGAGTCGATTCATCTTCAGCCGCGAAATCAGCGTCAAAAACTGGTGGGTATCGGTGAGGCCCGCCCACTGCTCCAGGAGGCGATCACGCTTGGCCACATCGCCACGCGCGGGCTCCGGCATCGACCGCTCTAACGTCTCCAGCAGCCCGGTCGGTGGTTCCAGCTGTTGCTTGCGCAACGCCTCCCACGCAGCGAGCTTCGATCCATCACGCAAAAACACTTTGTGGACAGCGTCCCCGGCCTCGTCGAAGACCTGGATGCTGCGCCGAACGCCGTCATCCAGCGGCTTTTCGAGCATGAACGCATGGCACCACTTGGATGGGAAGATCCGCAGGTCGATGTGCTCGCTGAGCACCATCGCCGCGTGATCGCCGGGACGATAGTTGTCATAAACACCGTCTTTTTCATGCACGCACGCGTCGTTGCGGGTTAGCGCCATCACCTCGCCCATGCCTTCAAGCTGAGGTATCAGCTCGTCCGGGTGCGCAGGAACGCGCCAGGCGTTGCTGCCGCACTGCGCCGCCACCAGCTGCGCTTCGCTAACGCCATACTGACTGCAGAAATCTCGTTCGCGAAGCTTGGGGTGCTCTGCACGAAGCGCCAGAAGCTCGTCGGTTGTTGTCGGTCGGTTGCGGTCGGTCACAGAACAGCCTGAAAGGTCTCGAGTTCCGGGTGAGCCAGGTAGGTACCCTTCGGAGCACTGGCCTGCGCGTGCGCCTTGCGAAATGCATCCGACTCCGTCCAGGCCTTAAAATGTGCTTCTGATTCCCACACGGAGTGCGAGGCGTAAAGCACATGGTCGTCCTTTTCTGGACCCTTCAGCAGGGAAAATGTCTTGAAGCCCGGCACGGTCTCAAGATACGAATCGCGCTGACGCCAAACGTTTTCGAAACCTTCTTCGAAGCCCTTGGCGATTTTGAATCGGTTCATTGCCAGATACATATCAATCTCATCTCTTATCAGGTGTGAATAACCAAGCGCTGCAGGCCAGCGTGCTGCTCGACCTGCACCGGCGTTGAGTAAACAGCGGACAGAAGTTCATCTTGCAAGACCTCTGACGGGGAACCGAAGGCAGCCAGCTCGCCATGCTGCAGGATCGCAATGCGCTGGGCGAACCGAGCCGCGAGGTTGAGGTCATGCATTACAGCAAGCACGCCGATGCCACCCGCCGCGGCCTCAGCCGCTCGCTTGAGCAGCGTCAGCTCATGCGACAGATCGAGGCTGGAGGTAGGCTCGTCCAGGAGCAAATACTGATCCTGACCATCGGTCGCAGTGTCCTGCAGCTGGAGCAGCGCCCGGGCGAACTGAACGCGCTGCTGCTCCCCACCCGACAGCGTGTTGTAGGAGCGGGTGAGCAGATGCTCGATGTCACAGTCGACACAGAGCTGAGCGGTCGCCTCGCGGAACTGTGCATCTGACATTGTGCTGCCCACCACGCCCAGCGCGAGTACTTCCTCAACGCGGAAATCAAACACAATGGTTGCGTTTTGCGTCATCACCGCTCGACGCCGGGCGAGCTGCTGCTTGTCTATGGTTCCAAGCGGACTTTCGTCGAGAAACACGCTCCCTGCTGTCAGGTGAAGCTGACCGGCAAGCGCCTTCAGCAGGGTGCTCTTGCCCGCGCCATTGGGCCCGATGAGTGCCGTAAAGACGCCTCGCTCGCACGAGAGACTGACGTCCCTCAAGATCGACGCGCTGCCAATAGTCACGCTGGCGTTTTCGCACCGCAGACTCATCGAGCCCGCACTCGAGTAATCAGCCATAAGAAGAACGGTGCACCAATGGCGCTGGTCACAAGGCCCACCGGAATTTCAGCTGGGATGGCCAGCGTGCGCGCCAGCGTGTCGGCAACCACCATGAGGGTTGCGCCGAGCAGCGCGGCGCACGGGAGCACAAAGCGGTGCGATGCGCCGCCCATCAGGCGGATCAAGTGCGGCACGATGAGGCCCACGAAGCTGATAATACCCGACAGCGCAACTCCTGCACCGACTACGGCAGCACTGCCCAGGATCGCCGTTTTCTTGAGCCTCTCGACGTTGACGCCAACAAACTCCGCCTCGGCTTCCCCGAGCTGAAACTGGTCGAGACGACGACTTTGCCGTAGCAGCAAAAAAGCAGCCGCCACAATGGGAATGAGTGCGGGGATGACGGTTGTCCAGGTAGCTCGGCCAAACGAGCCCAGGGTCCAAAACACCAGTGCTCGCAGCTGGCGTTCGTC is a genomic window containing:
- a CDS encoding ChuX/HutX family heme-like substrate-binding protein codes for the protein MTDRNRPTTTDELLALRAEHPKLRERDFCSQYGVSEAQLVAAQCGSNAWRVPAHPDELIPQLEGMGEVMALTRNDACVHEKDGVYDNYRPGDHAAMVLSEHIDLRIFPSKWCHAFMLEKPLDDGVRRSIQVFDEAGDAVHKVFLRDGSKLAAWEALRKQQLEPPTGLLETLERSMPEPARGDVAKRDRLLEQWAGLTDTHQFLTLISRLKMNRLGAYRMAGEPFARALSESSVDELLQALSASSLPVMIFVGNRGCIQIHSGPIHQLKRMGPWQNVLDPGFNLHLRLDQIAEVWAVEKPTRRGPALSVEAFDGAGQLIVQVFGTGEVDSTERKAWHRTVGKLPTAEPSLAKFVGSKFVGSGSSARHEVVQKG
- a CDS encoding TonB-dependent hemoglobin/transferrin/lactoferrin family receptor, which codes for MKATQRTLLSIAIATSLAANAQDGMDELDETVIGAEEAVAVDDHVLGTDDLIRQMTDTIEDTVRYIPGVQVNDTGNRFNDDGFNIRGLEGDFVAVTIDGVDQGETLNPPTFAPYGAFGSSRGAVEVETVKAVRITRGPNSVTDGNGALAGSVIYETKSPRDFLTSEKDSAIALKTGFDDRSDEAMISAAFANRFGSLETLLIYTLRDGNERESHSSGADILGPERGQADPMDREEQSILAKADYYLTPDQRLGLVVEQNRREATSFPLSRQSPVYFDFITDDTNDRDRVGIEYEWTNAGVTMFDSLLAAADYQNLETRGIFQFGFSGFNGDPTDDYLRTEDRAFDQESVTVGVDFTKSLDWGSLNHQISYGAEYQQGDVQNRRFDIRFNTLSPDSGLRSFVEDRSWVPDTESTQFTVYARDEVELNDQWSVFGGFRYETTEYDPQVNDLFTDPVGEAVQDADFTATVGELGVSFSPIAGHTFGLAVGQGYKAPTTQDLYLDVSSDTITDINTGQTFTDFDEISNPGLDAEQSTNYELSYMYESPRAQVAITAFQSDYEDLIQTVPGFVSYGQEVTVQQCGFGGCNNVTLTGDSIFRAENVGEVEAAGFEVDARLRMTELWAMRFGYSHVSAEHRNDSPTGAFENGDVLASESPDSAVLGLDYTAPAGNWGASAFWTWTDSRPETDDLSIATLNNFDGPVAFADSWNTLDLLGFYEIERYGMRMSLALRNVLDEDYFRWEVINGVRPGNGGFFAGAAGNGFERFTEPGRSISFDLSIAF
- a CDS encoding antibiotic biosynthesis monooxygenase, translating into MYLAMNRFKIAKGFEEGFENVWRQRDSYLETVPGFKTFSLLKGPEKDDHVLYASHSVWESEAHFKAWTESDAFRKAHAQASAPKGTYLAHPELETFQAVL
- a CDS encoding heme ABC transporter ATP-binding protein, translated to MSLRCENASVTIGSASILRDVSLSCERGVFTALIGPNGAGKSTLLKALAGQLHLTAGSVFLDESPLGTIDKQQLARRRAVMTQNATIVFDFRVEEVLALGVVGSTMSDAQFREATAQLCVDCDIEHLLTRSYNTLSGGEQQRVQFARALLQLQDTATDGQDQYLLLDEPTSSLDLSHELTLLKRAAEAAAGGIGVLAVMHDLNLAARFAQRIAILQHGELAAFGSPSEVLQDELLSAVYSTPVQVEQHAGLQRLVIHT
- a CDS encoding transposase, with amino-acid sequence MPRRPRFCPKNVPVHIIQRGNNRQAIFAAESDLAAYAHWLRERAEKFQVEIHGWVFMTNHVHLLLTPSTDSGISKLIQSLGLRYARHFNYTYARSGSLYDGRFKSCLVEDHNYLLTCLQYIELNPLRAGMVTDPGNYPWSSYRSHAFGLPAKMWSPHPLYRSLGENPKQRQQAYRQRITQQLDQVVMTKIRHCINTGMTLGSDKFKAQIRALTN